The Prochlorococcus marinus str. MIT 9301 genome window below encodes:
- a CDS encoding O-acetylhomoserine aminocarboxypropyltransferase/cysteine synthase family protein, which produces MSNQKFETLQLHAGQVPDPTTNSRAVPIYQTSSYVFDNAEHGANLFGLKEFGNIYTRLMNPTTDVFEKRMAALEGGMAALATSSGQAAQFLAIVNCMTAGDNFVSTSFLYGGTYNQFKVQFPRLGIEVKFADGDSIDSFRNKIDDKTKAIYVESMGNPRFNIPDFEGLSALAKENGIPLIVDNTLGAGGALIRPIDFGADVVVESATKWIGGHGTSIGGVIVDAGTFDWGNGKFPLMSQPSAAYHGLVHWDAFGFGSDICKSLGVPDNRNIAFALRARLECLRDWGSAQSPFNSFLLLQGLETLSLRIERQTSNALELAKWLDSNSNVSSVNYPGLESDPYYSSAKKYTTGRGMGCMLMFSLNGGYENAVKFIDSLKLASHLANVGDSKTLVIHPASTTHQQLSEEEQLSAGVTPTMVRVSVGIEHIDDIKADFEQALSQIT; this is translated from the coding sequence TTGAGCAACCAAAAATTCGAGACGCTTCAGTTACATGCAGGCCAAGTGCCTGATCCAACTACAAATTCTAGAGCAGTTCCCATTTATCAAACTAGTTCCTATGTTTTTGATAATGCCGAGCATGGCGCGAATCTTTTTGGATTAAAAGAATTTGGAAATATTTATACTCGACTTATGAATCCCACCACAGATGTCTTTGAAAAAAGGATGGCAGCTTTGGAGGGAGGGATGGCAGCACTTGCAACATCCTCAGGGCAAGCTGCTCAATTCTTAGCAATCGTGAACTGCATGACAGCGGGGGATAATTTTGTCTCTACATCTTTTCTATATGGTGGGACCTACAATCAATTCAAAGTACAATTTCCAAGATTAGGAATAGAAGTTAAATTTGCAGATGGTGATAGTATAGATAGTTTTAGAAATAAAATTGATGATAAAACAAAAGCAATATATGTCGAATCAATGGGAAATCCTAGGTTCAATATTCCAGATTTTGAGGGACTCTCTGCTTTGGCGAAGGAAAATGGAATTCCTCTAATAGTGGATAATACCCTTGGTGCTGGTGGTGCTTTAATAAGACCAATTGATTTTGGAGCCGATGTTGTTGTAGAGAGTGCAACGAAATGGATTGGTGGACATGGAACAAGCATCGGTGGGGTTATTGTCGATGCAGGAACCTTTGATTGGGGAAATGGTAAATTCCCTCTAATGAGTCAGCCAAGCGCTGCTTATCATGGACTCGTTCATTGGGACGCATTTGGTTTCGGTAGTGATATCTGCAAATCTTTGGGAGTACCTGATAATAGAAATATAGCTTTTGCTTTGAGAGCAAGACTTGAATGCCTTAGAGACTGGGGATCAGCTCAAAGTCCTTTTAATTCGTTTTTGCTTTTGCAGGGTTTGGAAACTCTAAGCTTAAGGATAGAAAGACAAACTTCTAATGCTCTTGAATTAGCAAAATGGTTAGATTCTAATTCTAATGTAAGTAGTGTTAATTATCCTGGCCTAGAATCTGATCCATATTACTCAAGTGCCAAAAAATATACTACTGGAAGGGGAATGGGTTGCATGCTTATGTTCTCTCTTAATGGAGGTTATGAAAATGCAGTAAAATTTATTGATTCCTTAAAATTAGCGAGTCACCTTGCTAATGTAGGTGATTCAAAAACTTTAGTAATTCATCCGGCTTCAACTACTCATCAGCAATTATCTGAAGAAGAACAATTATCTGCAGGCGTTACCCCCACGATGGTAAGAGTTTCTGTAGGAATTGAACATATTGATGATATTAAAGCCGATTTCGAACAAGCACTTTCACAAATCACATAG
- the arsS gene encoding arsenosugar biosynthesis radical SAM (seleno)protein ArsS (Some members of this family are selenoproteins.) encodes MKEKFPSIYKEPIETLQINIGYKCNQACKHCHVNSSPLRTEKMSNEMISLIPKIIEKYKIKTLDITGGAPELHPEFKNLITSLSTKKVDIIDRCNLTIFFEEGYEDLPQFLAKNKVIVTASLPCYEKNNVDFQRGFGVFEKSINAIKILNDLGYGKKENGLQLNLVYNPVSPILPPSQEILEKDYKEILFEKFNIVFNNLYTITNMPINRYEEFLRREGKLNTYYKLLKENFNEKNLENLMCKKTISVNWLGEIYDCDFNQQINFRENKGPKTLFDLLDESFTFDYGVAVKEHCFACTAGAGSSCGGTLS; translated from the coding sequence ATGAAAGAAAAATTCCCTTCAATATATAAAGAACCTATAGAAACATTGCAAATTAACATAGGTTATAAATGCAATCAGGCTTGTAAGCATTGTCATGTCAATTCGAGTCCCCTAAGGACTGAAAAAATGTCCAATGAAATGATATCTCTTATTCCAAAGATAATTGAAAAATATAAAATCAAGACTTTAGATATTACAGGTGGTGCGCCAGAACTTCACCCAGAATTTAAAAACCTAATAACCAGCTTAAGCACAAAAAAAGTTGATATTATTGATAGGTGCAATTTGACAATTTTTTTTGAAGAGGGTTATGAAGATCTTCCTCAATTTCTTGCAAAAAATAAAGTGATAGTTACTGCTTCGCTACCATGTTATGAAAAAAATAATGTTGATTTTCAAAGAGGTTTTGGCGTTTTTGAAAAAAGTATTAATGCCATTAAAATTCTTAATGATCTAGGATATGGAAAGAAAGAAAATGGATTACAATTAAATCTTGTTTACAATCCTGTAAGCCCAATTCTTCCTCCTTCTCAGGAAATATTGGAGAAGGATTATAAAGAAATTCTATTCGAAAAATTCAACATCGTTTTTAATAATTTATACACAATAACTAATATGCCAATAAATAGATATGAAGAATTTCTTAGAAGAGAAGGGAAACTAAATACTTATTACAAATTACTAAAAGAAAATTTTAATGAAAAAAATTTAGAAAATCTTATGTGTAAAAAGACAATTAGCGTAAATTGGCTAGGAGAAATTTATGACTGTGACTTTAACCAACAGATAAATTTCCGAGAGAATAAAGGACCAAAGACACTTTTTGATCTATTGGATGAATCATTTACTTTTGACTACGGGGTAGCTGTAAAAGAACATTGTTTTGCTTGCACTGCAGGTGCAGGGTCAAGTTGTGGAGGGACTTTAAGTTGA
- a CDS encoding homoserine O-succinyltransferase: MALIIPGNYHKISDVEKNHISWIEPELAKRQDIRPLRIGILNIMPLGKQYEFNLLHPLGLSPLQIEPVWIKLKTHSYKTWDLNHLNNLYVTWEEANNPEPLDGIIITGAPIEHLAFEDVNYWDEFVKIVNEARTSCASTLGLCWAGFALAYLAGVDKQVFDRKLFGVFPLKSLVPGHPLMGTQDDEFICPQSRFAGLPDLEMEKAQKEGKLNLLAYGENVGYTIFESIDQKQLMHLGHPEYTVHRIISEIERDKEKGDVPPPKNFDPNSSKTAWRSHRNLLFQQWLWFCYQQVSLN, encoded by the coding sequence TTGGCTTTAATAATTCCTGGTAATTATCACAAGATTAGTGATGTTGAGAAAAATCATATATCTTGGATCGAACCAGAATTGGCAAAAAGACAGGATATACGTCCTCTTAGGATTGGTATTTTGAATATTATGCCTCTTGGTAAGCAGTATGAATTTAACTTGCTACATCCACTTGGTTTATCTCCTCTTCAAATAGAGCCTGTTTGGATAAAGCTTAAAACTCACTCTTATAAGACATGGGATCTTAATCATCTAAATAATCTATACGTTACTTGGGAAGAAGCAAATAATCCAGAACCGTTAGACGGAATCATAATTACTGGGGCACCTATTGAGCACTTAGCCTTTGAGGATGTTAATTATTGGGATGAATTTGTGAAAATTGTAAATGAAGCTAGAACTTCTTGTGCGAGTACTCTTGGATTATGTTGGGCGGGCTTTGCTCTGGCTTATTTGGCAGGAGTTGATAAGCAAGTTTTTGATAGGAAATTATTTGGGGTATTCCCTTTAAAAAGTCTTGTTCCAGGACACCCTTTGATGGGTACACAAGATGATGAATTTATATGTCCTCAAAGTAGATTTGCAGGATTACCAGATTTAGAAATGGAGAAGGCCCAAAAAGAAGGGAAATTGAATTTGTTGGCTTATGGAGAAAACGTCGGATATACAATATTTGAATCTATTGATCAAAAACAACTTATGCATTTAGGTCATCCTGAATATACGGTGCATAGAATTATTAGTGAAATTGAAAGAGACAAAGAAAAGGGAGATGTTCCTCCTCCTAAAAATTTTGATCCAAATAGTTCAAAAACCGCTTGGAGATCGCATAGGAATTTGCTTTTTCAGCAATGGCTTTGGTTTTGTTATCAACAAGTTAGTCTTAATTAA
- the stpA gene encoding glucosylglycerol 3-phosphatase, with the protein MEYMVSNLNEKKQLISSKNILFIQDIDGVCIPLVKDPMNRELESKYIYAVKEFAEEFFVLTCGEHEGPRGVNRIIERSLRSTTEPKNKELYLRGLAACGVEYQDSNGEISFEGVSEKELSFLSKVPSLIRPKFNYIVKNIFPELSQDDINFHAVKSICETRFSPTINFNSLFDLVHEDSDKRKLIQISFEKMMNEIILKAESEGLKNSFFLHISPNLGNKNGRETIKLSSQDDIGSTDIQLLIKGAVKDSGVLFLLNKFIADKTGKAPFGRNFNFRNSPNSVVGKIDLCKRTIQKEDMPLIVGVGDTVTSKKNNDEKSYSRGGSDRSFLELIQILGNEFGIKNKIIFVDSSSGEVERPSTKKTGFKGISDVHDNLKFDIVFKNGPKEYISWFIELANERSNFKKNS; encoded by the coding sequence ATGGAATATATGGTAAGTAATTTAAATGAAAAAAAACAATTAATTTCTTCTAAAAATATCTTATTTATTCAAGACATTGACGGAGTTTGTATCCCTTTAGTTAAAGATCCAATGAATAGAGAATTAGAATCAAAATATATCTATGCAGTAAAAGAATTTGCCGAGGAATTCTTTGTATTAACTTGCGGGGAACATGAAGGTCCAAGAGGAGTTAACAGAATAATAGAGAGGAGTTTAAGGAGCACTACTGAGCCTAAAAACAAAGAACTATATTTAAGAGGTTTAGCTGCCTGTGGAGTAGAGTATCAAGACAGTAATGGTGAAATAAGTTTTGAAGGAGTCTCAGAAAAAGAACTAAGTTTTTTATCTAAAGTACCTAGTTTAATTAGACCAAAATTTAATTATATAGTTAAGAATATTTTTCCTGAACTTAGCCAAGATGATATCAATTTTCACGCAGTAAAATCGATATGTGAAACACGCTTCTCGCCAACGATTAATTTCAATAGTCTATTTGATTTAGTTCATGAAGATTCTGATAAAAGAAAGCTTATTCAAATTAGTTTTGAAAAAATGATGAATGAAATCATTTTAAAAGCTGAATCCGAAGGCCTCAAAAACTCATTTTTCCTTCATATTTCACCAAATTTAGGTAATAAAAATGGTAGAGAAACAATTAAACTTTCCTCTCAAGATGATATCGGATCAACAGACATACAATTACTTATTAAAGGAGCAGTTAAAGATTCTGGAGTTTTATTTCTTTTAAATAAATTTATTGCGGATAAAACTGGTAAAGCTCCTTTTGGAAGAAATTTTAACTTTAGAAACTCTCCAAATTCTGTTGTGGGAAAAATTGATTTATGCAAAAGAACTATTCAAAAAGAAGATATGCCTTTGATTGTTGGAGTTGGTGATACAGTCACATCAAAAAAAAATAATGATGAAAAAAGTTATTCAAGAGGAGGAAGTGACAGGTCTTTTCTAGAATTAATACAAATATTAGGTAATGAATTTGGGATTAAGAATAAAATAATTTTTGTAGATAGTAGTTCTGGTGAAGTTGAAAGACCCTCTACAAAAAAAACTGGTTTCAAAGGGATTAGTGATGTTCATGACAACTTAAAATTTGACATAGTTTTTAAAAATGGTCCCAAAGAATACATAAGTTGGTTTATTGAACTTGCTAATGAGAGGTCAAACTTTAAAAAAAATAGTTGA
- a CDS encoding FAD-binding protein, which yields MKNNNNLLEVPNINSKDAKLKKLIYDVDESLFNEDNYSYEKFEHLCVCSGGTTSSCAKNGFTTLDLRKNHSKIHLDRKTNLVTIGGGVIMGDLLNYLQKHNRSFPIGLSKLPGAGYILTGGVSPLSRTYGLAIDNIESIKGFLGNGTFISLKKNQINNEEQLIWEGIKGAAPFFSIITEIELKTIQSNSIKVIEGFVNLNELTEIIKLSEEFPENISLQWIYAQKIYIYIFAELKNNLEDKKTEKYLMLLDKFPSLEKQIYENFNKINFYPKELNLYELNANNHSEVISLLGEDLKNDIPIFIRCMDEIMENKPNNSCYVASQQLGCKTKKLNHGSSFFVHRKSTWKPWIYASWKKNDLQEKEVALEWIYKSWSKLKRFYPNIHLAQLHNHLDSHEEEIRLAFGNRMNELKTLKNIFDPQGILPPL from the coding sequence GTGAAAAATAATAATAACTTGCTTGAAGTTCCAAATATCAACTCAAAGGATGCAAAATTAAAGAAATTAATTTATGACGTGGATGAATCCTTATTTAATGAGGATAACTATTCTTACGAAAAATTCGAGCACCTTTGCGTGTGTAGTGGAGGTACAACTTCTAGCTGTGCAAAAAATGGTTTTACAACTCTTGATCTAAGAAAAAATCACAGCAAAATTCATCTAGATAGAAAAACCAATTTAGTAACAATTGGAGGTGGTGTAATAATGGGGGATCTATTAAATTATTTACAAAAACATAATCGAAGTTTTCCAATCGGACTTTCTAAACTACCTGGAGCAGGCTATATACTTACTGGTGGAGTAAGCCCGCTCAGTAGAACCTACGGATTAGCCATTGATAATATTGAATCAATAAAAGGTTTCTTGGGTAATGGCACATTTATTTCTTTAAAAAAAAATCAAATAAATAATGAAGAACAATTGATTTGGGAAGGAATTAAAGGCGCAGCACCCTTCTTTTCAATTATTACCGAAATAGAACTTAAGACTATCCAATCTAATTCAATTAAGGTTATTGAAGGATTTGTAAATCTAAATGAACTTACAGAAATAATAAAACTATCAGAGGAATTCCCAGAAAATATTAGTCTTCAATGGATTTATGCCCAAAAAATTTATATATATATTTTTGCTGAACTCAAAAATAATTTAGAGGATAAAAAAACAGAAAAATACCTAATGCTTCTTGACAAATTTCCTTCTCTAGAAAAACAAATTTATGAGAACTTTAACAAAATAAATTTCTACCCAAAGGAATTGAATTTGTATGAGCTGAATGCAAATAACCATTCTGAGGTAATTAGTCTTCTTGGAGAAGATTTAAAAAATGATATCCCAATTTTCATAAGATGTATGGACGAAATAATGGAAAATAAACCTAATAATTCCTGTTATGTTGCTTCTCAACAATTAGGTTGCAAAACTAAAAAGTTAAATCATGGCTCAAGCTTTTTTGTTCATAGAAAAAGCACTTGGAAACCATGGATATATGCATCATGGAAAAAAAATGATCTTCAAGAAAAAGAAGTCGCTCTGGAATGGATTTATAAATCGTGGAGCAAGCTAAAAAGGTTTTATCCAAATATTCACTTAGCCCAATTGCATAATCATTTGGATTCTCATGAGGAAGAAATTAGATTAGCTTTTGGAAACAGAATGAATGAATTAAAAACTTTAAAGAATATTTTTGACCCACAAGGTATTTTGCCTCCTTTATGA
- a CDS encoding sirohydrochlorin chelatase: MELQASYYYFSLQDIVLYYYGISNNLNLDNLDLKLNNQVAILICGHGSRNKLAITEFQELTNFIQKRYPNFLVEHGFLEFAKPSIVDALDKLKDLSIKKVIAIPAMLFAAGHVKNDIPSLLMNYSSKTGIEIIYGRELGINNLMISAACERVKDVFRQNNNLKPVESLLVVVGRGSSDPDANSNVSKITRMIVEGIGLGWGETVFSGVTFPLVEPGLKNVVRLGYKNIIIFPYFLFSGVLVTRIKRQSDLVAINNPNISFIHAKYLSSQSYVVDTFVERIEEILNNEGNNFMNCSTCKYRSNLFGFEKEVGMVQESHHDHVEGLGISCELCDPECNGACEIQNQIPTNNQEKSDKGGGDCLEHEHVEAHQHEHNHHHHHHSIYPNSKHPLGPVTLRLPNKD; the protein is encoded by the coding sequence TTGGAACTTCAAGCAAGTTATTATTATTTTTCACTACAAGATATTGTTCTTTACTATTATGGTATAAGTAATAATTTGAATTTGGATAATTTAGATTTGAAGTTAAATAATCAAGTCGCGATACTTATCTGTGGACATGGGAGTAGAAATAAACTAGCCATTACTGAATTTCAAGAATTAACTAATTTCATCCAAAAAAGATATCCAAACTTTTTAGTTGAACATGGTTTCTTGGAATTTGCTAAACCTTCGATTGTTGATGCTTTAGACAAGTTAAAAGATCTTTCTATAAAAAAAGTAATTGCAATACCAGCAATGCTTTTCGCTGCTGGCCATGTAAAAAATGATATACCTAGCCTGCTTATGAATTATTCAAGTAAAACAGGAATTGAAATAATTTATGGAAGAGAACTAGGTATTAATAATTTAATGATTAGTGCAGCTTGTGAAAGAGTAAAGGATGTATTTAGACAAAATAATAATCTAAAACCTGTAGAATCATTATTAGTTGTTGTGGGTAGAGGCTCTTCTGACCCAGATGCGAATTCCAATGTTTCAAAAATAACGAGAATGATCGTAGAGGGTATTGGTTTAGGGTGGGGGGAAACAGTTTTTTCTGGAGTAACTTTCCCCCTTGTTGAACCTGGCTTGAAAAATGTTGTAAGACTTGGTTATAAAAATATAATTATTTTCCCTTATTTCCTTTTCTCAGGTGTCCTTGTTACAAGAATAAAAAGGCAAAGTGATTTAGTTGCGATTAATAATCCAAATATTTCATTTATACATGCAAAATATCTTTCGTCACAGTCTTATGTGGTCGACACTTTTGTAGAAAGGATCGAAGAGATTCTTAATAACGAAGGTAATAATTTTATGAATTGCTCAACTTGTAAATATAGATCAAATTTATTTGGCTTTGAAAAAGAAGTTGGAATGGTCCAAGAAAGTCATCATGACCATGTAGAGGGCTTGGGTATCAGCTGTGAATTATGTGATCCTGAATGTAATGGTGCTTGTGAAATACAAAATCAAATCCCAACTAATAATCAAGAAAAATCAGACAAAGGAGGAGGTGATTGCTTAGAACATGAACATGTAGAGGCTCATCAACACGAACATAATCACCATCACCATCACCATAGTATTTATCCAAATTCAAAACACCCTTTAGGCCCTGTCACGCTTCGCTTGCCTAATAAAGACTAA
- a CDS encoding SulP family inorganic anion transporter has product MSNFSRYLSKNWLDDPKSNILSGLVVAFAMIPEAIAFSGIAGVDPKVGLFGAFCLSITIAIVGGRRGMITSATGSTALLMTGLVAYGESQAPGLGVPYLIAAGILTGIFQILWGYLRLAYQMRFVPTGVLSGFVNALALLIFQAQLPQLGIGIKESKGLIEQTLSQYPVNSQIPVVWILVILGLIIIYGLPKITKVVPSQLIAIVVITLISIFLNLDVPTVGDLGKLPDGLPSISLPFGSIENGKVPFSLETLGIILPTSLAISLVGLMETFLTQDILDDVTDTSSNKNKEARGQGIANIVASLFGGMAGCALVGQSVMNTENGGKSRLSTLSSGISLLIMIILLKSWIGAIPMAALVAIMITIAISTADINGLKNIRKIPKSDTAVMLMTFAVTMLTKPHNLALGVIAGVALAAILFSRKVAKVITISRSKENNLTTYKVKGQLFFVSKIYFLQGFDIYEHPENIVIDMSLAHIWDQSGVIALEQIIRKFQNGGSKVEIVGLNKESLNLFERLGGIESAH; this is encoded by the coding sequence ATGTCAAATTTCTCAAGATATTTATCTAAAAATTGGTTAGATGATCCAAAGTCAAATATTCTTTCTGGCTTAGTAGTTGCTTTTGCAATGATCCCAGAAGCAATTGCTTTTTCAGGGATAGCTGGTGTAGATCCTAAAGTTGGCCTTTTTGGTGCATTTTGCTTATCTATAACAATTGCGATTGTTGGAGGAAGAAGGGGGATGATCACTTCAGCTACAGGTTCAACAGCTCTTTTGATGACTGGACTTGTTGCTTATGGAGAATCACAAGCTCCTGGATTAGGAGTCCCATATCTTATTGCAGCTGGAATATTAACTGGAATTTTCCAAATTCTTTGGGGATATTTAAGACTTGCCTACCAAATGCGATTCGTGCCAACGGGAGTATTAAGTGGATTTGTAAATGCATTGGCGCTTTTAATATTTCAGGCACAACTACCTCAGTTAGGAATAGGTATTAAAGAATCAAAAGGATTAATTGAACAAACTTTGAGTCAATATCCAGTTAACTCTCAGATCCCAGTAGTTTGGATTCTTGTAATCCTAGGATTAATAATTATCTATGGGCTTCCAAAAATCACAAAAGTAGTCCCATCTCAACTTATCGCGATAGTAGTAATTACTCTCATAAGCATATTCTTGAATCTAGATGTCCCAACAGTAGGCGATTTGGGTAAATTACCTGATGGATTACCAAGTATTTCTCTTCCTTTTGGATCAATAGAAAATGGAAAAGTACCTTTTAGTCTTGAAACATTAGGAATTATTTTACCGACTTCACTTGCAATATCTCTCGTGGGTTTAATGGAAACCTTTTTAACTCAAGACATTTTAGACGATGTAACTGATACAAGTTCTAATAAAAATAAAGAAGCAAGAGGACAGGGAATCGCAAATATTGTGGCATCCTTATTTGGTGGAATGGCTGGATGTGCCCTAGTTGGGCAATCTGTTATGAATACTGAAAATGGTGGTAAATCTAGATTATCAACTCTCTCCTCAGGTATATCTCTACTAATAATGATTATCCTCTTGAAGTCTTGGATTGGAGCAATACCAATGGCAGCTTTAGTAGCAATCATGATAACCATCGCAATAAGTACAGCAGATATAAATGGATTAAAAAATATTAGAAAGATACCTAAAAGTGATACTGCAGTAATGCTTATGACTTTTGCAGTTACAATGCTGACAAAACCTCATAATCTTGCACTTGGAGTTATTGCAGGAGTTGCTTTAGCTGCAATTCTTTTCAGCAGAAAAGTAGCAAAAGTTATAACTATTTCAAGATCTAAAGAAAATAATTTGACTACCTACAAAGTAAAAGGACAATTATTTTTTGTAAGTAAAATTTATTTCTTACAAGGATTTGATATTTATGAACATCCTGAAAATATCGTAATTGATATGTCTTTAGCTCATATTTGGGATCAAAGTGGCGTTATTGCTCTCGAGCAAATTATAAGGAAGTTCCAGAATGGTGGTTCTAAAGTTGAAATTGTAGGATTAAATAAAGAAAGTCTTAACTTATTTGAAAGACTAGGCGGTATTGAAAGTGCTCATTAA
- a CDS encoding DUF2811 domain-containing protein: MDQISQTNLTDKKLVECSSNKVSLETELSETLYNTMKDFVLSNPTWDQYKLINSALATFLVQNGCTDNSVSEIYLNQLFTPSKSF; the protein is encoded by the coding sequence ATGGATCAAATCAGCCAAACAAATTTAACTGATAAGAAACTCGTAGAGTGCTCTTCAAATAAAGTCTCATTAGAAACAGAGCTTTCAGAAACTCTTTATAACACGATGAAAGATTTCGTATTAAGTAACCCGACTTGGGATCAATATAAGCTTATAAATTCAGCATTAGCTACTTTTCTCGTTCAAAACGGTTGTACAGATAATTCTGTCTCAGAAATTTATTTAAATCAATTATTTACACCCTCTAAGTCTTTTTAA
- a CDS encoding GMC oxidoreductase encodes MDISPYDAIVVGSGATGGIAALTLAEQGIKVLVIEAGPQVKRDEASNHEPKSTLKRLSGLITKKNANQCQHPGYWKNNPDLYSNELKHPYDFPKKKPFLWTQGKQFGGRSLTWGGITLRLSSEDFHPAKKDGFGPNWPISYEEISPHYDFIENFCGIYGRKDDIKEVPNGKYIGEIPLTENENVFGSKVKSKLNYPFIQSRGFDRNSSVKEKNWPKSSSLGSSFKKALDTGNVQIISNYLVESFEINKITELASKLTIVNLENGYKEVLDCDLILLCASTISTLRILLNSEYKSNSSGFKDNSGKLGKYLMDHISICRFFSVPKAKNSDKSLDNPPDLSGAGSFFIPFGSNLPEIDDINFHRGYGIWGAIDRLGIPKFLQKDVNKSIGFLIAHGEVLPREKNSVSLSRKTDEWGIPIPYIEFEWSENELNMAKHMEKTIQRSVKAANGKIKNIDELMNIPLGSLFTKNLIALSDSPPPPGYYIHEVGGAPMGLNEENSVVDKFNRLWRCKNVLVLDGACWPTSSWQSPTLTMMALSRRACLNIKKT; translated from the coding sequence TTGGATATAAGTCCTTATGATGCAATTGTTGTTGGTTCTGGAGCTACAGGAGGAATAGCAGCACTTACATTGGCAGAACAAGGGATCAAAGTTTTAGTAATAGAAGCAGGGCCTCAAGTTAAAAGGGATGAAGCTAGTAATCATGAGCCAAAAAGTACATTAAAAAGATTATCAGGACTAATAACAAAAAAAAATGCCAATCAGTGCCAACATCCTGGTTATTGGAAAAATAATCCTGACTTATATTCAAATGAATTGAAGCATCCTTATGACTTCCCAAAAAAAAAGCCATTTCTTTGGACACAAGGTAAACAATTTGGGGGGAGATCATTAACCTGGGGAGGCATAACTTTAAGACTTTCCTCAGAAGACTTTCATCCAGCTAAAAAAGACGGATTCGGGCCAAACTGGCCTATCTCGTACGAAGAAATCTCCCCGCACTATGATTTTATTGAAAATTTCTGCGGAATTTATGGCCGAAAAGATGATATCAAGGAGGTCCCAAACGGTAAATATATTGGTGAGATTCCTCTTACAGAAAACGAAAATGTTTTTGGCAGCAAAGTTAAATCAAAATTAAACTATCCATTTATCCAATCAAGAGGATTTGACCGTAATTCATCTGTAAAAGAAAAAAATTGGCCCAAGTCCTCTAGCTTAGGAAGCTCTTTTAAAAAAGCTTTAGATACTGGAAATGTACAAATAATCTCTAATTACCTAGTGGAGTCTTTTGAGATTAACAAGATAACAGAGCTTGCCTCAAAACTAACGATTGTAAACCTAGAAAATGGATACAAAGAAGTATTGGATTGTGATTTGATTCTTCTTTGCGCATCAACAATTTCAACATTGAGAATACTATTAAACTCAGAATACAAATCAAATTCCTCAGGGTTTAAAGATAATTCTGGGAAATTAGGTAAATATCTAATGGATCACATATCTATATGTAGATTTTTTTCAGTCCCAAAAGCAAAAAACTCAGATAAATCACTAGATAATCCTCCCGATCTTTCTGGAGCAGGCAGCTTCTTTATTCCTTTTGGTTCAAATTTGCCAGAAATTGATGACATAAATTTCCATAGAGGTTATGGGATCTGGGGGGCAATTGATAGATTAGGGATACCTAAATTTTTACAAAAAGACGTAAACAAATCCATTGGCTTTCTTATCGCCCATGGTGAAGTCCTTCCAAGAGAGAAAAACTCAGTTTCTCTCTCAAGAAAAACAGATGAATGGGGAATACCAATTCCCTACATTGAATTCGAATGGAGCGAGAATGAGTTAAATATGGCAAAACATATGGAAAAAACAATACAAAGATCAGTCAAAGCTGCAAATGGGAAAATAAAAAATATTGATGAACTAATGAATATTCCACTAGGGAGTTTATTTACAAAAAATTTGATAGCACTTTCAGATAGTCCTCCTCCTCCTGGATATTATATTCATGAGGTAGGGGGAGCACCGATGGGGTTAAATGAAGAAAATAGCGTAGTTGATAAATTTAATAGATTGTGGAGATGTAAGAATGTACTGGTACTAGATGGAGCATGCTGGCCCACATCATCTTGGCAAAGCCCCACACTTACAATGATGGCCTTGAGTAGAAGAGCCTGTTTAAATATTAAAAAGACTTAG